The following are from one region of the Paenalkalicoccus suaedae genome:
- a CDS encoding acyl-CoA thioesterase has product MALPAYIDDLNTWKEKFTYFQQIPVRFSETDAFGHVNNTVAFVYFEQARISYFMELGLMDDWQKESTIVVTADLQCDYVRQVKFGETLHVGVRVAHVGRSSIDVHYMIENDDRDLCMIGRGRIVQVNKETGKSQEWTDTMRNKFTQFSPA; this is encoded by the coding sequence ATGGCATTACCTGCATACATTGATGATTTGAACACGTGGAAAGAGAAGTTTACATATTTTCAACAAATCCCAGTAAGGTTTTCAGAGACAGATGCATTTGGGCATGTGAATAACACAGTCGCATTCGTCTATTTCGAGCAAGCGCGAATCTCTTATTTTATGGAGCTTGGACTTATGGATGATTGGCAGAAGGAGTCGACCATCGTTGTCACAGCAGATCTACAGTGTGATTACGTGCGTCAGGTTAAATTTGGGGAAACCTTGCATGTTGGTGTTCGTGTCGCACACGTTGGTCGGTCATCGATCGACGTTCATTATATGATCGAAAATGATGATCGCGATCTTTGTATGATTGGACGCGGGCGCATTGTACAAGTTAATAAGGAAACAGGTAAATCACAGGAGTGGACGGATACTATGAGAAATAAATTTACCCAATTTTCGCCTGCTTAA